DNA sequence from the Desulfonatronum thiosulfatophilum genome:
GAATAAACCTTGGCGCCTGCCGCGACCAGCTTCCGCAGTTTTGATTTGGAAAAAAGCAGGCTGCCGATGAAGTCGTTGAGCATTCGGACTTCCACGCCGGCGGCGATCCGCTCCAGAAGGATATCCACCAGTTCCGCGGTCAGTTGATCGTGTTCCCAAATGAAGTACTGGATATTGATGGTCTGGGTCGCCGCGGTCAGTTCCTGTTTGAGCAAGGCGAATTTTTCCGCCCCGCCAGGCAGAATCCGAACGTCGTATGCCGGCAAAGGCTGAACGCCCTCGGCCTGCTCGATCAGCCGGACCAGCCCATCGTAACCGTGCTCCGCTGCCCATTCGCGACCTGCGTTGGAATCCTCGGCATAGCGCAGCCGAATGGCCTCGAAGCTCGGTTCGGCCAATGCCCTGCGTAGCTCGTGCAATCCGCTCATCTCGGCCATCTTGCGCCAATTCCGGCCAAAAAAATAATAAATGACCAGCCCGATCAGCGGCACCATCGTGAGGACGATCAGCCAGGCCAATGTCTTGGTGGGATCACGCTGATCATTGACCAACACCACCAGAACCATCAGCCAGTAGAGAAAAAAGCCCACCGCCAGAAACGTCGGCCAGCTTTCCAAGAATTGCCACTCCATCACCATCCCACGCATACCACCTCAACACTTCCAGGCTCAACAACATCAATCGAAATCCAAATCGAAATCCAAATCGAAATCCAAATCGAAATCGAACGCAATCCAAATCGCAATCGAAATATCTACCTCATCTGTAACTACTCAGCTAATCCAAGTATGAGCGGACTGGATACCCGCCTTCGCGGGTATGACTGATTCGGAGACGGCATGGAAACAAGTCATTCCCGCGAAGGCGGGAATCCAGCGTGAATAAGGCTCTACCCAATATGTACTGAATAGTAACCCTCATCCCTACCCTACTCTTTTACCCGCACGACTCACAATTCCGATTCCCCACTTCACCCACCCACAAAAAACGGCGCATGATTCGAGGTGAATATCCGCGGGTCACGGCGCAGGATCGGGGCAATGGCCGGATGCCGGCGAAAGTCGCGGTCCAGAAAGCGGCGAACCTTGCCCCGGTCCCAGCCCAAAGGATGAAGAAAGTCGGCATACAGCGACAAGTCATCATGGTTATGCGGAAAGACGTCCAGATCGATCCGCCCTTTTCCAGCCAGGGGCAGGTTGAATATGGCCAGGTTCAGGAATCCGATGCCCTGATGGTTTCTGGCGACGAAGTCCAGGGTCGCCTTGGCCTCGGCTTCGGATTCCGACGGCGTACCGAAGAGCAGATAGACATACGCGGCAATGCCCGCAATGCGCATGTTCTCCAGAACTTGTTCGGCCAGCTCCAGATCCACCCCCTTGCACTCCGCGTCCAGCACGGCCTGGCTGCCGGATTCAAGGCCAAGCTTAAGCATCACGCACCCGGCCCGGCGCAGTTCACGGCAAAAATCCGGGTCCCCCAGCTGTCGGTTGAACCGCGTGAAGCCGTACCAGGGCACCCCGGGCGGACGGCGGATCAGTTCGCGCATCACGGCCGGACTGATCGCATTGTCCAGGAGATGGATTAAAACCGGTCGGACTTGGTCGACGAGAATCCGTATATCCCCGATGACCCGAGATCGACCGACCGGAGCGTAACGATTGCCCTCGGCCATTTCCGGGCAAAAGGCGCAGCGGTTCCAGTAGCAGCCCCGGGAAGCGCTGTAGGGCAGAATCGGCCCCGGCGCGAAATATGTATTCAGGGGCAGTGAGCTGAAATCAGGGGTTGCACAAGACATGTCCGGTACGTCCATTTTGCCGAATCGGCGCAGCAACGCGGCCTCGCCAGGACCGGAAACCATCTCGTCCACCAGCCCGGCGAACGGGTTGAAGGAACTTGCCTCAGGAGTATTGAAAGGACGTGCGGATGAGCCAATCGGCGGGTCCTCGTTCGCGTCGACGGACTTGTTGCCGACGCAAACAGGCTGTCTCGGACCCTGCATCCAGGACGTCACCAGCCCGCCGCCCAGGATGATCGCCGTTGCCGGCCACCGGCGACGGACGTACCCGACCATGGCCAAGGTGCACAGGGCCTGACTCAGGTAGTTCAGGGAAAATCCCACTGCGTCCGGCTGGAATTCGTCCATCACCTCGGTCAGACGCAGGTCAAAATAATGGAAAAAAGGATTTTCTTCGGGATGCTCCGCGGCCCGGAGCAGATCCGCGCTGCGTGTGGGCGACAGGGCATCGTCCTGATAATTGGCCAGACTCAAATGCACGGAGGGTACGGAAACAGATTTTTCCAGCACCCTGTTCAAGTCGAACACGGTTCGTTGATAACGATCCAGAACGGCATACGTTTCCGGTCGGCGGATCAGTTCCAGATTCCTCTCCCGATGACGCAGGGCGCGCAGGGTCCAGGTGTCAGCGGCATGCGCCGGCCCCCGCATCAAGGCCAGTATTCCCTCCAGGTTCATATCCGCCACGGCGCACGCCACCCCGGCCCTGCGCAACACCCCGGCCAGCATGGCGATCCCCGCCGGCGGCTCGGCGGGTTTGGCTACAGGAGGATGGATCAAGAGAATGGACATGATTTGTCTTGAAAAAGGCAGGGCGACCGCAAGGGTCGCCCTCAAAATCAGCTGCCTTCCGCCTTACTACACCCCGGCCTCGCGGAAGGCCGCGTCCACCAGGTCCTGGGCTTCCTGGGCCAACCGGTCAAGGTGGTCCTTGTCCCGAAAACTTTCGATGTAGATTTTGTAGATGTCCTCGGTGCCAGAGGGTCGGGCCGCGAACCAGCCGTTGGTGGTGGCCACCTTCAGCCCGCCGATGGAGGCGTTGTTGCCCGGGGCGTTGGTCAGCACGGCCTGAATCGGCTCCCCGGCCAGGGTGTCGGCGCGGATCATCTCCGGCGTCATGGTTTTAAAGGCCTGCTTCCGGGCCAGTCCGGCCGGGGCCTGACGGCGTTCGTACACGGGCCGGCCCAGCTTGTCCGCCAGTTCGTCGTAGAGTTCCTGTGGCGTCTTGCCGGTCACGGCCAGCATTTCCGCGGCCAGCAGATCCATAATCAGGCCGTCCTTGTCCGTGGTCCACACCGTTCCGTCCATGCGCAAAAACGAGGCTCCGGCACTCTCCTCGCAGCCCAGGCCGAGGCTGCCCTTCAGCAGCCCGGGCACGAACCACTTGAAGCCCACGGGCACTTCGTGCACCGCCCGCCCCATGCTTGCGGCCACCCGGTCCAGCATGGCGCTGGTGACAACCGTCTTGCCCACCCGCACGTTCTTGCCCCACTGGGGACGATGGGCGAAAAGATACGCCGTCGCGGCGGCCAGATAATGGTTGGGGTTCATCAGCCCGGCCGGAGTAACGATGCCATGGCGATCATAATCCGGGTCGTTGCCGAAACAAAGGTTAAAGCGATCCTTGAGCTTCAGCAGGCCGGCCATGGCATAGGGCGAAGAACAATCCATGCGGATCACGCCGTCCTTGTCCAGGGGCATGAAGGCGAAACGAGGGTCCACGGATTTGTTCACCACGGTCAGATCCAGGCCGTAGCGTTCGGCGATGGGCTCCCAAAAGGCGATGCCGGAGCCGCCCATGGGGTCCACTCCCAGGCGCAGACCGGCTCGGGCAATGGCGCCCATGTCCACCACATTGACCAGATCCGCGACATAGGGGCCGACGTAGTCATACTCACGGGTCGTTTCCGCGGCCAGGGCCCTGGTCAGGGAGATCCGCTCCACCCCGCGCAGCTTCGATTCCAGCAGTTCATTGGCCCTGTTCTCCACGGCCTTGGTGACGTCCGTGTCCGCCGGCCCGCCATGGGGCGGATTGTACTTGAACCCGCCATGTTCCGGCGGATTGTGGCTGGGCGTGATCACGACCCCGTCCGCCTGTTGGCCCGGATTGTCCCGGTTGAAGGTCAGGATGGCGTGAGAGACGACCGGAGTCGGCGTATAACCCAGCCCCTTCTGGATCATTACCTGTACTCCATTGGCCGCGAACACTTCCAGAGCCGTGACCAGGGCCGCTTCGGACAAGGCATGGGTGTCCATTCCCAGAAACAGGGGGCCCTGAATCCCGGCTTGAGCGCGATATTCGCAGACAGCCTGGCTCACCGCCAGAATGTGGGCCTCGTTGAATGAACGGGCCTCGGCCACGCCCCGATGTCCGGAAGTGCCGAAGGCCACGCGCTGTTCGGGCTGGGACGGGTCCGGCTCCAGGGCATAGTATCTGGACAGGCTCCGGGGAATGTTGGGCAGCATGTCCTGGGGCGCTGGCTGCCCCGCCAAGGGATGAACGGCCATGAATTGCCTCCTGGTAAGTGTGGGGTCAATGGTGAGACCTTTCGAAAGTCAATGAACATCAATGAGCAGTTTCAGGCACAGGATTCCATGGAATCGAACTGGCCCGTATTTTGTAGTATGCCACGGAAGAATTCACAACCAAGGATGAGGTGATGATCGTCAATTACCCCTGGTCGCCCCTGTTTCCGCCGGGCAAGATTCAGCACAATTTCCCCCAGCATGGTCCCCTTGACGCGGAAACGCGTCGGAATACCGACTTTCTGGCGGAAATGTTGAAACTGTCGCTGAACACATCCGCCATCAAGTCGTTGGGCGAGCTGCCTGGAACCGATGCTTCTCCTCTGGAATCGACTTTGACGCAAATGAACCGCCTTCCCTCAACCATCAATGGTCAGGCCGGAACCCCGCCGTTTCCAGGCATCCCGCCCAGCGGACCGCCCCTGGACTCCCCCGCGGCCCTGCTTGCCCTGATCCAGGCAACCGTCGAACATCCGGCCCAGCCTCCCTCCGATCCGGCAAATACGTCCAGCCTGCGCCGGGCCATTTCCGCCTATGCCCCGCACTACTCCGCGGAAGGATTGCGCCAAAAGATTGACTTCTCCACGAAACACGCCGCGAATCATGCCCAACCGGCATCCGCCACACTCGCCAGTCCAAGCTCGGACCTGCTTAATCGTCGAACCGGCACGATGTCTGGACATCCGGCTGATGCGCCGGAAGCCATGGCGCATCTCGAAAAGAATCCTGCCCGAGTTCGATTTCGTGAGCATGACCCGTCCGCTTTTCCACGCCACGCGGATCGGATGCAACCCCTGGAGTTCCCCGTTCAACCCGGCATTCTGGCGGCAAGGTTCGAATCCGCGAACCGTCCCGACGCCATTGGCTACGACCGCCGCGGCGGCACCTGTTACGGAACCTACCAGCTCTCCTCCCGGATGGGCGGCATGGACAACTTCCTGAAGTTCCTGGACACCGAGGCTCCCCAATGGGCCAAGCGCCTGCGTAATGCCGGTCCGGCCAACACCAAGGGGACCAGCGGCGCCATGCCCGCGGAATGGAAACGCATTCACCAGGAAGACCCGCGGCGATTCGCCGCTCTCCAGCACGCCTTCACCCAGAAGGCCTACTATGACCCGGCTGCCCGGCTGGTGCGGCAGAGAACCGGCATCGACCCAAGTCAGGCTTCTCCGGCCCTGCGGGAAGTGATCTGGAGCACGGCGGTGCAGCACGGCGTGCACGGCGCGGCCAATGTCTTCCAGCGCGCCCTGAATACGGCGTCCGCGGGCGGAAACACTCCCTCCGAGAGCGAGCTGATCCAGGCCGTCTACAGCGAACGCAAGACCCGCTTCACCGGCTCCACTCCGGCTGTCCGCTCAGCCGTCCAGACCCGCTTCGACCAGGAAATGCAACTCGCCCTGGCCCTTCTCCCGGATGAACGGGACGTGCTCGTATAGTGTTTTTCGTTGATATCAGCATTCAAACGTCCGTTCCCCTTGCGCATGGCGCAGGTGCAGTTTCCTGAATGACGCCACGGAATCCGACTTGGACCAGAGGCCGCAATAGCCGTGAATCGCTTTGGGCGCATGATGTTCAAGAACGATTTCACCGTCCACGGAAGCCGAAATGGATTGCGCCGCAATGCTGACGCCGAGGCGGTACCACTGGTCTGGATTGAATTCCATGACCGCCCTGTCCAGTTCCTT
Encoded proteins:
- a CDS encoding B12-binding domain-containing radical SAM protein — protein: MSILLIHPPVAKPAEPPAGIAMLAGVLRRAGVACAVADMNLEGILALMRGPAHAADTWTLRALRHRERNLELIRRPETYAVLDRYQRTVFDLNRVLEKSVSVPSVHLSLANYQDDALSPTRSADLLRAAEHPEENPFFHYFDLRLTEVMDEFQPDAVGFSLNYLSQALCTLAMVGYVRRRWPATAIILGGGLVTSWMQGPRQPVCVGNKSVDANEDPPIGSSARPFNTPEASSFNPFAGLVDEMVSGPGEAALLRRFGKMDVPDMSCATPDFSSLPLNTYFAPGPILPYSASRGCYWNRCAFCPEMAEGNRYAPVGRSRVIGDIRILVDQVRPVLIHLLDNAISPAVMRELIRRPPGVPWYGFTRFNRQLGDPDFCRELRRAGCVMLKLGLESGSQAVLDAECKGVDLELAEQVLENMRIAGIAAYVYLLFGTPSESEAEAKATLDFVARNHQGIGFLNLAIFNLPLAGKGRIDLDVFPHNHDDLSLYADFLHPLGWDRGKVRRFLDRDFRRHPAIAPILRRDPRIFTSNHAPFFVGG
- the pgm gene encoding phosphoglucomutase (alpha-D-glucose-1,6-bisphosphate-dependent), with product MAVHPLAGQPAPQDMLPNIPRSLSRYYALEPDPSQPEQRVAFGTSGHRGVAEARSFNEAHILAVSQAVCEYRAQAGIQGPLFLGMDTHALSEAALVTALEVFAANGVQVMIQKGLGYTPTPVVSHAILTFNRDNPGQQADGVVITPSHNPPEHGGFKYNPPHGGPADTDVTKAVENRANELLESKLRGVERISLTRALAAETTREYDYVGPYVADLVNVVDMGAIARAGLRLGVDPMGGSGIAFWEPIAERYGLDLTVVNKSVDPRFAFMPLDKDGVIRMDCSSPYAMAGLLKLKDRFNLCFGNDPDYDRHGIVTPAGLMNPNHYLAAATAYLFAHRPQWGKNVRVGKTVVTSAMLDRVAASMGRAVHEVPVGFKWFVPGLLKGSLGLGCEESAGASFLRMDGTVWTTDKDGLIMDLLAAEMLAVTGKTPQELYDELADKLGRPVYERRQAPAGLARKQAFKTMTPEMIRADTLAGEPIQAVLTNAPGNNASIGGLKVATTNGWFAARPSGTEDIYKIYIESFRDKDHLDRLAQEAQDLVDAAFREAGV
- a CDS encoding chitosanase; amino-acid sequence: MIVNYPWSPLFPPGKIQHNFPQHGPLDAETRRNTDFLAEMLKLSLNTSAIKSLGELPGTDASPLESTLTQMNRLPSTINGQAGTPPFPGIPPSGPPLDSPAALLALIQATVEHPAQPPSDPANTSSLRRAISAYAPHYSAEGLRQKIDFSTKHAANHAQPASATLASPSSDLLNRRTGTMSGHPADAPEAMAHLEKNPARVRFREHDPSAFPRHADRMQPLEFPVQPGILAARFESANRPDAIGYDRRGGTCYGTYQLSSRMGGMDNFLKFLDTEAPQWAKRLRNAGPANTKGTSGAMPAEWKRIHQEDPRRFAALQHAFTQKAYYDPAARLVRQRTGIDPSQASPALREVIWSTAVQHGVHGAANVFQRALNTASAGGNTPSESELIQAVYSERKTRFTGSTPAVRSAVQTRFDQEMQLALALLPDERDVLV